From Musa acuminata AAA Group cultivar baxijiao chromosome BXJ3-8, Cavendish_Baxijiao_AAA, whole genome shotgun sequence, one genomic window encodes:
- the LOC135645249 gene encoding protein SAR DEFICIENT 1-like — protein sequence MAAKRLRDDSDQGSDPSQNKRMRSVPSFSTVIREAMMAKSLQNFFFVLEPLLRKVVQEEVEQGVIRSIHSFQRSIPTQIEAAESSSLKLAFKQQPSLPIFTGSKIMDIENNPLQIIIVDVANGEVPLSSLPSAVKVEILVLDGDFPSGDGNEWTSAGFQKKIVRERTGKRPLLTGDVNVTLRDGTAYISDISFTDNSSWIRSRHFRIGARVVPKGYNGPSIKEAMTEPFMVKDHRGELYRKHYPPALWDEVWRLERIGKDGAFHRKLSAESINTVQDFLKLCAVEPDRLRSILGVGMSDRMWEGTVAHAKTCIIGDKLYLHRGPQWSLVLNPICEVVSIVTGSMTCTVQELSRPQMAYVQHLVEEAYRNWDNLEETDGLLHPSVVLPQNLGMQQQCEMDTSLWYSVHQENAIDYRVGGYDIVSSVQPFYD from the exons ATGGCAGCGAAGAGGCTCCGCGATGACTCCGATCAAGGGTCTGACCCATCGCAGAACAAGCGGATGCGAAGCGTACCTTCGTTCTCGAC GGTGATTAGAGAGGCTATGATGGCGAAATCTCTACAGAACTTCTTCTTTGTCTTGGAACCATTGCTTCGCAAAGTG GTGCAAGAGGAGGTCGAGCAAGGAGTAATTCGCAGCATCCACTCATTTCAGAG GTCTATCCCGACTCAGATTGAAGCAGCAGAATCATCAAGCTTGAAGCTTGCATTCAAGCAGCAACCTTCACTCCCCATATTCACTGGCAGCAAGATAATGGACATTGAGAATAACCCACTCCAGATCATCATCGTAGATGTAGCTAACGGAGAGGTTCCTTTATCCTCATTACCATCAGCTGTCAAAGTAGAAATACTAGTCTTAGATGGAGATTTTCCTTCGGGAGATGGAAATGAGTGGACCAGCGCAGGATTCCAGAAAAAGATCGTGAGGGAGAGGACCGGGAAGAGGCCATTGCTCACAGGGGATGTCAATGTTACACTGAGAGATGGCACTGCTTACATCTCTGATATCTCCTTCACTGATAATTCTAGTTGGATAAGAAGTCGACACTTCAGGATTGGTGCCAGAGTCGTGCCGAAGGGCTACAATGGTCCAAGCATTAAAGAAGCCATGACCGAGCCCTTCATGGTCAAGGATCACAGAGGAGAAT TGTACAGGAAACATTATCCCCCAGCTCTTTGGGACGAGGTATGGCGACTAGAGAGGATAGGGAAGGATGGGGCGTTCCACAGAAAGCTGTCGGCAGAGAGCATCAACACGGTCCAGGACTTCTTGAAGCTGTGCGCCGTCGAACCTGATCGTCTCCGCAGT ATATTGGGAGTGGGGATGTCGGATCGCATGTGGGAAGGAACAGTTGCTCATGCAAAGACCTGCATCATCGGAGACAAGCTTTACCTACACCGAGGACCACAATGGAGCCTTGTCTTAAACCCTATATGTGAAGTGGTGTCGATTGTGACTGGTAGCATGACCTGCACAGTGCAAGAGCTAAGCAGACCTCAGATG GCCTATGTGCAGCATCTGGTTGAAGAAGCATATCGAAACTGGGACAACTTGGAAGAGACTGATGGATTGCTTCATCCGAGCGTTGTTTTGCCACAAA ATTTGGGGATGCAACAGCAATGTGAGATGGATACATCGCTTTGGTATTCCGTTCATCAAGAGAATGCAATAGATTACAGAGTTGGAGGATACGATATCGTCAGCTCTGTGCAGCCTTTCTACGACTGA